The Humulus lupulus chromosome 3, drHumLupu1.1, whole genome shotgun sequence genome window below encodes:
- the LOC133821811 gene encoding KH domain-containing protein HEN4: protein MEPPFKSPAPETLFRLLCPASKTGVLIGKGGSFIRHIRDLTGARIRVDDSHTSSDERVIIITADSTPPRPKFDYPDSKRSNSSSPSVGSDGDSSPAQLALIKVLEKMVMPEDERWEESEKERGGNEAGDGSGSGYVACRLLAASSQVGCVLGRGGKIVEKIRQESGAQVRVLPKDQIPACAAPGDELIQITGNISAVKKALLSVSGCLQDKPRVDATNYGGAKISGRMHHGNGPENMGSGHRMVIEEELVFKLLCQVDKVGSLIGKGGSVIRHLQNETGAYIKIADAPPDSDERVVMISARENSEQKHSPAQEAVIRVHSRIAEIGFEPGAAVVARLLVHSQQIGCLLGKGGFIISEMRRATGASIRIFTKDQVPKCASQNDEVVQVIGSFQCVQDALFHITSRLRETIIPLKPPHPNFDAPPYLSPYSEMPPPMFRPRHNPASPGPCPSPVGPPHGIDRSSVPSQPLDHQHAFLHGMDHNVPSPMDRVPYQYGNERHGQGRAFDRPSSPRMWNSQGVNSGNPRGIDNNPNFHARNGSFGSENPRGIDNNANFHARNGPLGSENQAQHLATANVEITIPQKLLTHVYGDNNSNITQIRQISGAQVVINDLKPGATEGLVTVSGNPSQISSAQCLIHAFILCGQTPG, encoded by the exons ATGGAGCCCCCATTCAAGTCCCCAGCGCCGGAGACCCTTTTCCGCCTTCTCTGTCCGGCATCCAAGACCGGCGTTCTCATCGGCAAGGGCGGCTCCTTCATCCGCCACATCCGCGACCTCACCGGCGCTAGAATTCGTGTCGATGACTCCCATACCTCCTCCGACGAGCGAGTTATCATTATCACCGCCGACTCCACTCCGCCCCGCCCGAAATTCGATTACCCGGACAGCAAGCGGAGCAACAGTTCTAGCCCTAGCGTTGGCTCCGATGGAGACAGCTCGCCGGCTCAGCTGGCGCTCATCAAGGTCCTCGAGAAGATGGTCATGCCCGAAGACGAGAGATGGGAGGAGAGCGAGAAGGAGAGAGGGGGCAACGAAGCTGGCGATGGGAGCGGTTCTGGGTACGTGGCGTGTAGGTTGTTGGCGGCTAGTAGTCAGGTTGGGTGTGTGCTTGGGCGAGGCGGAAAGATTGTGGAGAAGATAAGGCAGGAGAGTGGGGCTCAGGTTAGAGTTTTACCCAAAGATCAGATTCCGGCTTGCGCTGCACCCGGCGATGAATTAATTCAA ATAACAGGGAACATTTCTGCTGTAAAGAAAGCACTTCTATCTGTTTCAGGTTGCCTTCAGGATAAGCCTAGGGTGGATGCAACCAACTATGGTGGCGCCAAAATTTCAGGGAGAATGCATCATGGAAATG GGCCTGAAAATATGGGGTCTGGTCACAGAATGGTTATAGAAGAGGAGTTGGTGTTTAAGTTGTTATGCCAAGTTGATAAGGTTGGTAGTTTGATAGGGAAAGGTGGTTCTGTAATTCGACATTTGCAAAATGAAACTGGTGCATACATCAAGATAGCTGATGCTCCACCTGATTCAGATGAGCGGGTTGTTATGATATCTGCACGGGAG AATTCAGAGCAAAAACATTCCCCTGCACAGGAAGCTGTTATACGTGTGCATTCTCGAATTGCAGAAATTGGATTTGAACCTGGTGCTGCAGTAGTTGCTAGGCTTCTTGTGCATTCGCAACAGATAGGTTGTTTATTGGGTAAAGGAGGTTTCATCATTTCTGAAATGAGAAGAGCTACTGGTGCTAGTATTCGCATATTTACAAAGGACCAAGTCCCAAAATGTGCCTCACAGAATGATGAAGTTGTGCAG GTTATTGGAAGCTTTCAGTGTGTACAGGATGCCTTATTTCACATTACAAGTAGACTTCGGGAAACGATTATTCCATTGAAGCCACCCCATCCAAATTTTGATGCCCCACCGTACTTGTCTCCGTACTCTGAAATGCCACCTCCCATGTTCAGGCCTAGACACAACCCAGCCTCACCAGGTCCATGTCCTTCTCCTGTTGGGCCTCCTCATGGAATTGATCGATCTTCTGTTCCATCTCAACCACTTGATCaccagcatgcatttttacatgGCATGGATCACAATGTTCCTTCTCCAATGGACCGAGTTCCCTATCAATATGGAAATGAACGCCATGGACAGGGCCGAGCATTTGATAGACCATCTTCTCCAAGAATGTGGAATTCTCAG GGTGTTAACAGTGGAAATCCTAGGGGAATTGATAATAATCCAAACTTCCATGCAAGAAATGGGTCCTTTGGAAG TGAAAATCCTAGGGGAATTGATAATAATGCAAACTTCCATGCAAGAAATGGGCCCTTGGGAAG TGAAAATCAAGCGCAGCATTTAGCTACTGCAAATGTTGAGATCACAATTCCTCAAAAGTTGTTAACCCATGTTTATGGAGATAACAACAGTAACATTACACAGATCCGGCAG ATCTCAGGTGCTCAGGTGGTGATAAATGATTTGAAACCTGGAGCCACGGAAGGGCTGGTTACAGTGTCTGGAAATCCTAGTCAAATATCTAGTGCTCAATGCCTTATTCATGCTTTCATCCTTTGTGGGCAGACGCCAGGTTGA
- the LOC133821812 gene encoding uncharacterized protein LOC133821812, translating to MALTNFILTVAGVSAVVLLLRSDVKQSASIFRRNVKHIRNWLEEESSSASKAAEKKVKELESKASKD from the exons ATGGCTTTGACCAACTTTATCCTCACCGTGGCTGGTGTTAGCGCCGTCGTCCTTCTTCTCAGGTCCGATGTAAAGCAGTCCGCCTCCATCTTCAGGCGAAATGTTAAGCACATAAGAAACTGGCTCGAAGAAGAATCCTCCTCTGCCTCCAA GGCTGCCGAGAAAAAGGTTAAGGAACTAGAATCAAAGGCGTCAAAAGACTAG